Proteins encoded by one window of Blastopirellula marina:
- a CDS encoding glycerate kinase, protein MKRSAEQLAEDVQAIWQAGVDAVKSDDLVYDAVEVVEDTLFVGESQFNLAAIKRIFVIGAGKAGAGMAIGLQKALGDQVLNAKHVQGIVSVPADCVQELSHIQLKAGRPAGQNSPTVEGVEISRQILRMCEAMTVHDLCICLISGGGSALLPSPIDGIGLSEKQEITNFLSGNGANIEQLNTVRKQLSRIKGHGLAMSCRAGNLVSLIISDVLGDPLDIIASGPTVPNTTTAADALDVLKKFGVPHIAKFANVVRVLEEKAKRHPRNDSRTTCSVANWIIGNNAVAVDAAGMEAEKRGYSHVMHCATNMEGEAEQVGQHMMRMAIKMQNEPGPDCLITGGEPVVKLVDPSQRGDGGRNQQLVLAAIVEAMQQQGDGALAGIAILSGGTDGEDGPTDAAGAWMDAEAISAMKSSGLEPREFLERNDAYHFFAPLGRLVKTGPTHTNVCDVRVVVVDRVQPQPAK, encoded by the coding sequence ATGAAACGCTCTGCAGAACAACTCGCCGAAGATGTGCAGGCCATCTGGCAGGCAGGCGTCGATGCGGTCAAGAGTGATGACCTTGTTTACGACGCTGTGGAAGTCGTGGAAGACACGCTCTTCGTTGGGGAGTCGCAGTTCAATCTTGCTGCCATCAAGCGAATCTTTGTCATTGGTGCCGGCAAGGCGGGGGCAGGGATGGCGATCGGCTTGCAGAAGGCGCTGGGGGATCAAGTGCTCAACGCCAAGCACGTGCAAGGCATTGTCAGCGTGCCGGCGGACTGCGTGCAGGAACTTTCGCACATTCAGCTCAAAGCAGGCCGGCCAGCCGGGCAGAATTCGCCTACGGTCGAAGGAGTCGAGATCTCACGGCAGATTCTGCGAATGTGCGAGGCGATGACCGTTCACGACCTTTGCATCTGTTTGATCTCAGGAGGAGGCTCGGCACTCCTGCCTTCCCCGATCGATGGGATAGGGCTCAGTGAGAAGCAGGAGATCACGAACTTTCTCAGTGGAAACGGTGCCAACATCGAGCAGCTCAACACAGTGCGCAAGCAGTTAAGCCGCATCAAAGGGCACGGCCTGGCCATGAGTTGTAGGGCCGGCAACCTTGTCAGCTTGATCATCTCGGACGTGCTGGGTGATCCGCTGGATATCATTGCATCCGGGCCAACCGTTCCCAATACGACCACTGCGGCTGACGCGTTGGACGTGCTGAAGAAGTTTGGTGTGCCGCATATCGCGAAGTTTGCCAATGTCGTTCGCGTGCTGGAAGAGAAAGCCAAACGCCATCCTCGGAATGACTCGCGCACGACATGCAGCGTTGCCAATTGGATCATCGGCAACAACGCCGTGGCAGTCGATGCCGCCGGAATGGAAGCCGAAAAGCGGGGTTACTCGCACGTGATGCACTGTGCAACCAACATGGAAGGGGAGGCCGAACAGGTAGGGCAGCACATGATGCGGATGGCGATCAAGATGCAAAACGAACCCGGCCCCGATTGCTTGATTACTGGTGGTGAACCGGTGGTGAAACTTGTTGATCCGTCGCAGCGCGGTGACGGCGGGCGAAATCAACAACTGGTATTAGCCGCAATCGTCGAGGCAATGCAGCAGCAAGGGGATGGCGCGCTGGCGGGGATCGCGATTCTCAGTGGCGGGACCGATGGTGAAGATGGTCCGACCGATGCCGCAGGTGCCTGGATGGATGCCGAGGCGATTTCCGCGATGAAGTCGAGTGGTTTAGAACCACGGGAATTCCTGGAAAGAAATGATGCGTATCATTTCTTCGCGCCACTGGGGCGGTTGGTGAAGACGGGACCCACGCATACCAACGTGTGCGATGTTCGCGTCGTGGTGGTGGATCGGGTTCAGCCTCAGCCAGCGAAGTGA
- a CDS encoding peptidylprolyl isomerase — protein MKVATIETNKGTIKLELFEDKVPKTVGNFEKLAGEGFYDGIKFHRVIADFMVQTGCPQGTGTGGPGYKFADEFHPDLKHDGPGILSMANAGPNTNGSQFFITHVETPWLDGKHSVFGKVIEGQDVVDSIEQGDKMEKVTVSEV, from the coding sequence ATGAAAGTTGCCACCATCGAAACCAACAAGGGCACCATCAAGCTGGAACTGTTCGAAGACAAGGTCCCCAAGACGGTCGGTAACTTCGAGAAGCTCGCCGGCGAAGGTTTCTACGACGGAATCAAGTTTCACCGCGTCATCGCAGACTTCATGGTCCAGACCGGCTGCCCCCAAGGTACCGGTACCGGCGGTCCTGGCTACAAGTTCGCCGATGAATTCCACCCAGACCTGAAGCACGACGGCCCAGGCATCCTGTCGATGGCCAATGCCGGTCCGAACACCAACGGGTCGCAGTTCTTCATCACCCACGTCGAAACCCCATGGCTCGACGGCAAGCACTCCGTCTTCGGCAAAGTGATCGAAGGCCAGGATGTTGTCGACTCCATCGAACAAGGCGACAAAATGGAAAAGGTAACCGTCAGCGAAGTTTAG
- a CDS encoding DUF1598 domain-containing protein — translation MDLRLTKLLSLLSVALLLLCSGTAKAQNNNNTTVAAGIYVDAAGVLKMRRASDPTGNLMKQRIQQAASVLPPELNRPSKLRKVSLNRLEKAVAEAVAKGGGIPADMKNLAGLNEIKYVFYYPETKDIVLAGTAEGYVQDLNGVNVGTYSGKATLQLDDLIVALRAFGPFNDGPNNVGVSIDPTKEGLANLSKVIASIPQTSVRPDDTRSIVTAMKNALGNQIVSVRGISANTHFARVMVEADYRMKLIGIGLEQPPVNIPSYVEKARPGSIASNAMQRWYFVPNYDCVKVSEDGLAMELQGEGVKLIGASEMVTMQGGREQTNAVDRASFMFTSTFTKKYGELAEREAVYGQLRDLIDMLIAAAYIQEQDYYNQSGFDLGVFADEDAYPVETMSAPETVETAVNAIWKGNRLLTPIGGGVEINAKQALTPDNVQKDEEGVLAETQKGISLQNLAAGQWWWD, via the coding sequence ATGGACTTGCGACTAACGAAGCTTTTGTCGTTGCTCTCGGTCGCCCTTTTGCTGCTATGCAGCGGCACTGCCAAAGCACAAAACAATAACAACACCACCGTCGCGGCAGGTATCTATGTCGACGCTGCGGGCGTGTTGAAGATGCGTCGTGCCAGCGATCCGACCGGAAACCTGATGAAGCAGCGGATCCAACAGGCCGCATCGGTGCTTCCACCAGAATTGAATCGCCCCAGCAAACTGCGCAAGGTTTCGCTCAATCGCCTGGAAAAGGCCGTCGCTGAAGCGGTTGCCAAAGGGGGCGGTATTCCAGCTGACATGAAGAACCTGGCTGGTCTGAATGAAATCAAGTACGTCTTCTACTACCCAGAAACGAAAGACATCGTTCTCGCCGGTACCGCCGAAGGCTACGTGCAGGATCTCAACGGCGTTAACGTTGGTACCTACAGCGGCAAGGCTACCCTGCAGCTAGACGACCTGATTGTTGCCCTGCGAGCATTTGGTCCCTTCAACGACGGCCCGAACAACGTCGGTGTCTCCATCGATCCTACCAAGGAAGGGCTGGCGAATCTGAGCAAGGTGATTGCCTCGATCCCACAAACAAGCGTTCGACCGGATGATACCCGCAGCATTGTTACCGCAATGAAGAATGCCCTGGGTAACCAGATCGTTTCGGTTCGCGGTATCTCGGCGAATACTCACTTCGCTCGCGTGATGGTCGAAGCTGACTATCGTATGAAGCTGATCGGTATCGGCCTGGAACAACCTCCAGTGAACATTCCTAGCTACGTCGAAAAAGCCCGTCCTGGCTCTATCGCCTCCAACGCCATGCAGCGTTGGTACTTTGTCCCGAACTACGACTGCGTTAAGGTTTCGGAAGATGGCCTGGCAATGGAACTACAGGGGGAAGGCGTGAAGCTCATTGGTGCCAGCGAAATGGTCACCATGCAAGGTGGACGCGAACAGACAAATGCCGTCGACCGTGCCAGCTTTATGTTCACCAGCACCTTCACCAAGAAGTATGGCGAACTCGCTGAACGAGAAGCCGTGTATGGCCAGCTTCGCGATCTGATCGATATGCTGATCGCCGCGGCCTACATCCAAGAGCAAGACTACTACAACCAGAGCGGCTTCGACCTGGGTGTGTTTGCTGACGAAGATGCCTACCCGGTTGAAACGATGTCGGCTCCAGAAACCGTCGAAACGGCTGTCAACGCAATCTGGAAGGGCAATCGACTGCTGACTCCGATTGGTGGTGGTGTTGAAATCAATGCCAAGCAGGCCCTGACCCCAGACAATGTCCAGAAGGACGAAGAAGGGGTACTGGCAGAAACCCAAAAGGGTATCTCGCTGCAGAACCTGGCCGCCGGACAATGGTGGTGGGACTAA
- the dnaE gene encoding DNA polymerase III subunit alpha: protein MSQSFVHLHCHSHYSLLDGAGPIPKLVTRAKEHGMNALALTDHGNLHGALQFYNTCKNNEINPIIGYEAYIAPGSRLEKSGGMRGSNYHLTLLAKNKTGFKNLVKLASAAYLEGFYFKPRIDKELLEKFNEGIICLSGCVSSEFSKIVMNGTNTAEVLKEAEETAGWFQKLFGDRYFIEIMNNGLDIQKMQLDGAVDVARKLGLPLVATSDTHYVDQSDAEAQDILLCVNTGKFRTDASRMKMENDQFYLRTPDDMYASFPGLEDACARSQEIADTVDIDLELGKRHFPSFKIPDGKTADDYLRELCIQGLKERYEGNEEMLPGGELSEVVMSRLDRELGVISRLGFPNYFLIVWDFVVEARKQNIPATARGSGVGAIVCYALYMSHVCPIKYDLLFERFLDENRLEAPDIDIDFDKERRGMVIKYVKEKYGEANVAQIGTFGTLAARAAIKDVGRAMGLPLDMVNEVTGMVPDQLGIKLKDALAQSADMQSAYNANPDIKELLDLAMKIEGLARNVGTHAAAVVIADEPLTEYVPLCRVSGKDDIITQWSMNDVEAAGLLKMDFLGLRNLTILRNAIDLIKKVRGEDLDILRLPLDDKDTFDLLRRGETKGVFQLESGGIRDLLKRMKPDSFLDIIATNALYRPGPLEGGMVDDYIEVKHGRKEAAYKHQVLKDVLEETNGVMVYQEQVMRILNRLGGIPLAKAYTCIKAISKKKESIIQANREQFLEGAQEKGLTKQEAQDFWDMIVKFAGYGFNKSHSTAYALVAYQTAYLKSHYPIEFMAALLSGDISGRNFKTKDALVEHMEDAERMNIEVAPPDVNNSDEEFTVKDGKIVFALSAIKGCGGGAAEAIVAAREKDGPFTDIFDFCERVDPSQCSKAAIETLIKAGAFDRLGGHRAQYVTALDKAIQSGASAIADKKAGQKNLFAAVEDPAEEAKAVVLPDVPPWPDKETLGYEKECLGFYWSSHPLAEYKRKFEMCCSHSTASLAGIKDKTEVTMGGMVASIKLAHTRKARAGSTHTKYANFDLEDVDGGIRCILWPEDYAKVGEALRPDGVYIISGRLDRRGGDDEANLIVNELIPIEEVETRYARGVMIRIDQQEHGEEKLQTLVEIVRGYPGNCELKLLLVLEDGRQVALKSKKGVDLSPEMRTRVDELLGEGNFELLLRRPASGGVRNSA, encoded by the coding sequence ATGAGCCAGTCGTTCGTCCATTTGCATTGCCATTCGCACTACAGTCTTTTGGATGGAGCGGGCCCAATTCCCAAGCTCGTGACGCGTGCTAAAGAGCACGGCATGAATGCGCTAGCCCTGACCGACCACGGCAACCTGCACGGCGCGCTGCAGTTCTACAACACGTGCAAGAACAACGAGATCAATCCGATCATCGGGTACGAGGCCTACATCGCTCCTGGCAGCCGCTTGGAAAAATCAGGCGGTATGCGCGGCTCGAACTACCACCTGACGCTGCTGGCCAAGAATAAGACCGGCTTCAAGAACCTGGTGAAGCTGGCCTCGGCCGCTTACCTGGAAGGGTTCTACTTCAAGCCGCGTATCGATAAAGAACTACTCGAGAAATTCAACGAAGGAATCATCTGCCTGAGTGGCTGCGTGAGCAGCGAGTTCTCGAAGATTGTCATGAACGGGACCAACACGGCAGAGGTCCTCAAAGAAGCCGAAGAAACGGCGGGCTGGTTCCAAAAGTTGTTCGGCGATCGCTACTTCATCGAGATCATGAACAATGGTCTCGACATCCAGAAGATGCAACTGGATGGCGCGGTTGATGTTGCCAGGAAGCTCGGCCTTCCCCTGGTTGCCACCAGCGATACGCACTATGTCGACCAGAGTGATGCCGAGGCACAGGATATCCTGCTTTGCGTGAACACAGGCAAGTTCCGCACCGATGCCTCGCGCATGAAGATGGAGAACGACCAGTTCTATCTTCGCACCCCGGATGACATGTACGCCAGTTTTCCGGGGCTGGAAGATGCCTGCGCGCGAAGCCAGGAAATCGCCGACACCGTCGACATCGACCTGGAACTGGGCAAGCGTCACTTCCCCTCCTTTAAGATTCCCGACGGCAAAACGGCCGACGACTACCTCCGCGAGCTTTGCATCCAAGGACTCAAAGAACGCTACGAAGGCAACGAAGAGATGTTGCCTGGCGGCGAGTTGAGCGAAGTTGTCATGTCTCGCTTAGACCGCGAACTGGGCGTGATCAGCCGCCTCGGCTTCCCTAACTATTTCTTGATCGTGTGGGACTTCGTGGTCGAGGCTCGCAAGCAGAACATTCCGGCCACGGCTCGTGGTAGCGGTGTGGGCGCGATTGTGTGCTATGCCCTTTACATGAGCCACGTCTGCCCGATCAAGTACGACTTGCTGTTCGAGCGATTCCTGGATGAAAACCGCCTGGAAGCCCCGGATATCGATATCGACTTCGACAAAGAACGTCGGGGGATGGTTATCAAGTATGTGAAGGAGAAGTACGGCGAAGCGAACGTTGCCCAGATTGGTACGTTCGGTACACTTGCCGCCCGGGCAGCCATCAAAGACGTGGGCCGCGCGATGGGTCTGCCGTTGGACATGGTCAACGAAGTGACCGGCATGGTGCCCGATCAGTTGGGTATCAAGCTGAAGGACGCGCTCGCCCAAAGCGCCGATATGCAGTCGGCGTACAACGCGAACCCGGATATCAAGGAACTGCTCGATCTGGCGATGAAGATCGAAGGGCTGGCACGAAACGTCGGTACGCACGCGGCGGCCGTGGTGATCGCGGACGAACCGCTAACCGAGTACGTTCCCCTCTGCCGCGTTTCCGGCAAGGACGACATCATCACCCAGTGGTCGATGAACGACGTCGAAGCGGCCGGCCTGTTGAAGATGGACTTCCTCGGTCTGCGCAACTTGACGATCCTGCGAAACGCGATCGATCTGATCAAGAAGGTGCGCGGAGAAGATCTCGATATCCTGCGACTTCCCCTGGACGACAAGGACACATTCGACCTACTGCGTCGAGGTGAGACGAAGGGGGTGTTTCAGCTGGAAAGTGGTGGTATTCGCGATCTCCTGAAGCGAATGAAGCCGGACAGCTTCCTCGATATTATCGCGACCAACGCCCTTTACCGCCCAGGTCCGCTCGAAGGCGGGATGGTCGACGACTATATCGAGGTGAAGCACGGTCGCAAGGAAGCAGCCTACAAACACCAGGTGTTGAAGGACGTCCTGGAAGAGACCAACGGTGTGATGGTCTACCAGGAACAGGTGATGCGTATTCTGAATCGCCTGGGTGGGATTCCGCTGGCCAAAGCGTACACATGTATCAAAGCGATCAGTAAGAAGAAAGAATCGATCATCCAGGCCAATCGCGAGCAGTTCCTCGAGGGTGCTCAAGAGAAAGGCCTCACCAAACAGGAAGCCCAGGATTTCTGGGACATGATCGTCAAGTTTGCTGGTTACGGCTTTAACAAGAGCCACTCGACGGCCTACGCACTGGTTGCCTATCAAACGGCCTACCTCAAGTCGCATTACCCGATCGAGTTCATGGCTGCGCTTCTTTCTGGCGACATTAGTGGTCGTAACTTCAAAACGAAGGACGCCCTGGTCGAACACATGGAAGACGCCGAGCGCATGAACATCGAAGTTGCTCCGCCCGATGTGAACAACTCTGATGAAGAATTCACTGTAAAAGACGGCAAAATCGTTTTCGCTTTAAGTGCCATTAAAGGGTGCGGCGGCGGTGCGGCGGAAGCGATCGTCGCGGCGCGTGAAAAGGATGGTCCGTTCACCGATATCTTCGATTTCTGCGAACGCGTCGACCCTTCGCAGTGCAGCAAAGCGGCCATCGAAACGTTAATAAAAGCTGGGGCGTTCGATCGCCTCGGAGGACATCGAGCCCAGTACGTTACCGCTTTGGACAAAGCGATTCAGTCGGGAGCTTCGGCCATCGCGGACAAGAAGGCGGGGCAGAAGAACCTCTTTGCCGCCGTGGAAGATCCTGCCGAAGAGGCCAAAGCCGTGGTGCTTCCTGACGTACCACCTTGGCCAGACAAAGAAACACTCGGCTACGAGAAAGAGTGTCTTGGGTTCTATTGGTCGAGCCATCCTTTGGCCGAGTACAAACGCAAATTCGAGATGTGCTGTAGCCACAGCACCGCAAGTCTCGCTGGCATCAAAGACAAGACCGAAGTCACCATGGGCGGGATGGTCGCATCGATCAAGCTGGCACATACTCGCAAGGCGCGCGCCGGCAGCACGCACACCAAGTACGCCAACTTCGACCTGGAAGATGTCGACGGCGGCATCCGCTGCATCCTTTGGCCGGAAGACTATGCCAAAGTCGGCGAGGCCCTCCGACCCGATGGCGTCTACATCATTTCCGGTCGGCTCGATCGACGAGGTGGCGACGATGAAGCGAACTTGATCGTCAACGAGTTGATTCCCATTGAAGAAGTCGAAACTCGCTACGCGCGCGGGGTGATGATTCGAATCGACCAACAAGAGCACGGTGAAGAAAAGCTCCAAACTCTCGTCGAAATCGTGCGAGGCTATCCAGGCAACTGCGAGCTAAAGCTGTTGCTGGTGCTGGAAGATGGCCGTCAGGTTGCCTTGAAAAGTAAGAAAGGGGTCGACCTATCCCCGGAAATGCGTACCCGTGTTGATGAACTTCTGGGCGAGGGCAACTTTGAGCTTCTCCTACGACGCCCTGCTTCTGGAGGGGTCAGGAACTCCGCATAG
- a CDS encoding FHA domain-containing protein, with product MLHNINGSQLPRHLIASRAEIHKFMAYITLRIIDGADRGAVYEGLETPVSIGREEGNTLQLKDDRVSRFHLKIQEDHNKIVLTDLESTNGTRVNGEDIHLRILRHGDMIQVGRSVIIYGSESQIAVRLAALRKQQEEKEGNLPDDDRTHSPNDHEGESSLEFELNWNAQQDDLQAAIYSLQPPELPERLSPAQAAQLAELMDYVHIRIRHLLVSVEVNERTESVVLEMREWQNLLDLQSRLAMLLRSIGEPE from the coding sequence GTGCTGCATAATATTAACGGCAGCCAGCTGCCCAGACACCTCATCGCTTCCCGAGCAGAAATCCACAAGTTTATGGCCTACATCACGTTGCGGATCATCGACGGTGCCGACCGGGGGGCGGTATATGAGGGGCTAGAGACCCCAGTGTCCATCGGTCGCGAGGAAGGGAACACCCTTCAGCTTAAGGATGATCGTGTTAGCCGGTTCCACCTGAAAATTCAGGAAGACCACAACAAAATCGTTCTGACCGACCTGGAAAGCACCAACGGTACCCGCGTCAACGGCGAGGATATCCACCTCCGCATTCTCCGCCACGGAGACATGATCCAGGTCGGCCGATCGGTGATTATCTATGGCTCGGAGTCGCAGATTGCCGTTCGCCTGGCCGCCCTGCGGAAACAGCAGGAAGAAAAGGAAGGGAATCTTCCCGACGACGACCGAACCCACAGCCCCAACGATCACGAAGGGGAATCGTCCCTCGAGTTCGAGCTGAACTGGAACGCCCAGCAGGACGACCTGCAAGCCGCTATCTATTCGCTTCAACCTCCTGAGCTGCCGGAACGCTTGAGTCCAGCCCAAGCCGCACAACTTGCCGAGTTGATGGATTACGTCCACATTCGCATCCGGCACCTGCTAGTCAGCGTGGAGGTCAACGAACGGACCGAGAGCGTCGTGCTCGAAATGCGAGAATGGCAGAACCTTTTGGATCTGCAATCACGGCTCGCGATGCTACTACGCAGTATTGGTGAACCAGAGTAG
- a CDS encoding ABC transporter permease subunit — MNLAMLRQVWRESRLLMLGCSIALFAFCWVRVWIVGRIDMSRFQGILEILRPEFENFSSIDFEQALTYPGRVGFTFTEPMVILLIVVWGIARGSDTVSGPLGKGTMEMMLSQPISRFQYLMSKNLVTLLGTMIIAASAYAGLACGIQTTTVKIEQKPIKMQIPLVKIQVEVPFTQDPNAPTRVPLANFVEKEDMFPSALNLMGLGIFFAGFTTLMSSWDQYRWRTIAIAAAFLIIQLMLRVLSLSMEDMTWLRYTTIFSLYEPEVLVSYAVHTKDGAWSFFFQKSQEDWKLGGLAYLTFLAGGGLAGFAGATWIFCRRDLPAPV, encoded by the coding sequence ATGAACCTGGCCATGTTACGGCAAGTCTGGCGTGAGTCGCGTCTGCTGATGCTCGGTTGTTCGATCGCGCTGTTCGCGTTCTGCTGGGTACGGGTCTGGATTGTCGGGCGGATCGACATGAGCCGCTTCCAAGGCATTCTCGAGATATTGCGTCCTGAGTTCGAGAACTTCTCATCCATCGACTTCGAGCAAGCACTCACCTATCCCGGCCGTGTTGGCTTTACGTTTACCGAGCCGATGGTCATTCTGTTGATCGTCGTATGGGGCATTGCCCGAGGAAGCGATACGGTCAGCGGTCCCTTGGGAAAAGGGACCATGGAGATGATGCTGTCGCAGCCGATCAGCCGCTTCCAATACTTGATGAGTAAGAACCTGGTGACCTTGCTGGGCACTATGATCATTGCCGCGAGTGCCTACGCAGGGCTGGCCTGTGGCATTCAGACGACAACGGTAAAAATCGAACAAAAGCCGATCAAGATGCAGATCCCCCTGGTGAAGATCCAGGTCGAGGTGCCCTTCACGCAAGATCCGAACGCGCCAACGCGTGTTCCCCTTGCCAATTTTGTCGAGAAGGAAGACATGTTCCCCTCGGCGCTGAACTTAATGGGCCTGGGTATCTTCTTCGCAGGGTTTACGACACTGATGTCTTCGTGGGATCAGTACCGCTGGCGAACGATCGCTATTGCGGCTGCATTTCTCATCATTCAGTTGATGCTCCGCGTCTTGTCGCTATCGATGGAAGACATGACCTGGCTGCGATACACGACTATCTTTTCGTTGTATGAACCGGAAGTTCTGGTCAGCTATGCCGTCCATACGAAAGACGGCGCATGGAGCTTCTTCTTTCAGAAGTCGCAGGAAGATTGGAAACTGGGCGGATTGGCATACCTGACGTTTCTCGCAGGCGGAGGACTCGCCGGGTTTGCCGGTGCGACCTGGATCTTCTGCCGACGCGATTTGCCGGCTCCGGTCTAA
- a CDS encoding ABC transporter ATP-binding protein — MLKTYDLTKRYGSFLALDHANIEVAQGECCGVLGPNGAGKSTLFRILMGFLRPTHGHAEIGEYDCQKSKKAVHSLVSYLPGDVRLFGEMKGKQVLDFFADIHPRGSRERSYATAKRLELDTSRRVGYMSTGMRQKLGLSIALATDAPMLIMDEPTTSLDPNVRGEVIRMIGQAHKSGRTVVICSHVLSEIEDICDRAIIMRQGKVVHDQCLKDLARRHSVVFQLPHPLPRVPVAIRDRVISARQEGHTVQLETEGELRDVMAWITQLPSSDLKVTRMGLREVYDRFHAPVSEHAA; from the coding sequence ATGCTGAAGACATACGATTTAACAAAACGATACGGTAGCTTTTTGGCCCTCGATCACGCCAACATCGAGGTTGCCCAGGGGGAGTGCTGCGGTGTGCTCGGCCCCAATGGAGCTGGTAAATCGACCCTTTTCCGCATCTTGATGGGCTTCCTTCGCCCAACCCATGGCCATGCCGAAATCGGGGAATACGATTGTCAAAAGTCTAAGAAAGCGGTCCATAGCCTCGTCTCTTATCTACCAGGCGATGTCCGTTTGTTCGGCGAAATGAAGGGAAAGCAAGTTCTCGATTTCTTCGCCGATATCCACCCACGCGGTAGTCGAGAACGATCTTACGCTACGGCCAAGCGGCTGGAACTCGATACGTCGCGACGCGTTGGCTACATGAGCACCGGGATGCGGCAAAAGTTGGGACTTTCGATTGCCCTGGCGACGGATGCTCCGATGCTGATCATGGACGAACCCACCACCAGTCTTGATCCCAACGTTCGTGGTGAAGTGATCCGCATGATCGGTCAGGCCCACAAGTCAGGCCGAACGGTCGTCATTTGCTCGCATGTCCTTTCCGAGATCGAAGACATCTGCGATCGGGCAATCATCATGCGGCAGGGAAAGGTCGTTCACGATCAGTGCCTGAAAGATCTGGCCAGGCGGCATTCCGTCGTGTTTCAGTTGCCCCATCCGCTGCCACGTGTCCCAGTGGCAATTAGAGATCGCGTTATCTCAGCCCGACAAGAGGGGCATACGGTTCAACTGGAAACCGAAGGGGAACTCCGTGACGTGATGGCCTGGATCACCCAGTTGCCGTCGAGCGATTTGAAGGTCACGCGAATGGGGCTTCGCGAGGTATACGATCGATTCCACGCACCAGTAAGCGAGCACGCGGCATGA